The Solea senegalensis isolate Sse05_10M linkage group LG9, IFAPA_SoseM_1, whole genome shotgun sequence genome has a segment encoding these proteins:
- the grik5 gene encoding glutamate receptor ionotropic, kainate 5 isoform X2, translated as MPALPALLLSIHFLSFLLVIMPPRSLSQAPLLSSVRMAAILDDQSVCGRGERLALALARENINSMMEGPVRARVEVDIYELQKDSQYDTTDTMCQILPKGVVSVIGPASSPASGSTVSHICGEKEIPHIKIGPEETPRLPYLRFASVTLYPSNEDLSLAIGAILRSFSYPSASLVCAKAECLLRLEELVRRFLISRETLSVRMLDDNLDPTPLLKEIRDDKVATIIIDANASVSYLILKKASELGMTSAFYKYILTTMDFPLLRLDDIVDEHSNIVGFSMFNTTHPFYLEFIRSLNLSWREGCDLTYPGPALSSALMFDAVHVVVGAVRELNRSQEIGVKPLSCSSPQIWQHGTSLMNYLRMVEYDGLTGRVEFNSKGQRTNYTLRILEKHRGGHKEIGIWYSNNTLAMNSTSLDINVSETLANKTLIVTTILENPYVMRKDNYQDFQGNDQYEGFCVDMLRELANILKFSFKIKLVDDGLYGAPEPNGSWTGMVGELINRKADLAVAGFTITSEREKVIDFSKPFMTLGISILYRVHLGRKPGYFSFLDPFSPAVWLFMLLAYLAVSCVLFLAARLSPYEWYNPHPCLRERRDMLENQYTLGNSLWFPVGGFMQQGSEIMPRALSTRCVSGVWWAFTLIIISSYTANLAAFLTVQRMEVPIESPDDLADQTNIEYGTIHGGSTMTFFMNSRYQTYQRMWNYMNSKQPSVFVKSTEEGIARVLNSKYAFLMESTMNEYHRGLNCNLTQIGGLLDTKGYGIGMPLGSPFRDEITLAILQLQENNRLEILKRRWWEGGQCPKEEDHRAKGLGMENIGGIFVVLICGLIIAVFVAIMEFVWSTRRSTETDEVCPHTCPRRHHRHTPVSVCQEMITEFRNAVSCKKSSRMRRRRPLSSSAALRHPARIALGAPRPLRLVREMRLSNGKLYSGAGPLTGGAGGGGAGGTGPPDLGPGPQRILDDPLGANTTPPPPAPTPVMLPARSCTHVRICQECRRIQSLRSGTSIGSTSTRIPPSSAPLPRLPPPPPPSSSNTDSEGGGVPSPRRLHHSSPPHNPRPLPPPQSSNTTNLLVEQD; from the exons ATGCCGGCTCTGccagcactgctgctgtcaaTACACTTCCTTTCCTTCCTGCTAGTCATCATGCCACCACGCTCCCTCAGCCAGGCCCCCCTGCTCTCCTCCGTCCGTATGG CTGCAATCCTGGACGACCAGTCTGTGTGTGGGCGCGGGGAGAGGCTGGCGCTTGCTCTGGCTAGGGAGAACATCAACAGCATGATGGAAGGTCCGGTCCGAGCCCGAGTGGAGGTGGACATATATGAGCTGCAGAAAGACTCCCAGTACGACACTACTGACACCA tGTGTCAGATTCTACCCAAAGGCGTCGTCTCTGTGATAGGTCCCGCTTCCAGCCCCGCCTCTGGCTCTACTGTCAGTCACATTTGTGGAGAAAAGGAG ATCCCTCATATAAAGATCGGTCCTGAGGAAACTCCCCGCTTGCCGTACCTGCGCTTTGCCTCTGTCACTCTATACCCTAGCAACGAGGACCTGAGCCTGGCCATAGGAGCCATCTTGCGCTCATTCAGTTACCCCTCAGCCAGTCTGGTGTGCGCCAAGGCCGAGT GCCTGCTGAGATTGGAGGAACTGGTCCGCCGCTTTCTCATCTCTCGGGAGACGCTGTCAGTCAGGATGTTGGATGACAACCTGGACCCCACACCGCTGCTGAAGGAAATCCGCGATGACAAAGTGGCCACCATCATCATTGACGCCAATGCTTCAGTCTCTTATCTCATCCTGAAAAAG GCATCCGAGCTTGGGATGACATCAGCATTTTACAAGTACATCCTCACCACCATG GACTTCCCTCTCCTACGACTGGATGATATAGTGGATGAGCATTCCAATATTGTGGGGTTTTCCATGTTTAACACCACACACCCCTTCTATTTGGAGTTCATCCGGAGCCTCAACCTCTCTTGGAGGGAGGGCTGTGACCTGACGTACCCCGGCCCTGCG CTCTCGTCAGCTCTGATGTTTGATGCGGTGCATGTGGTGGTGGGGGCGGTGAGGGAATTGAACCGCAGTCAGGAAATCGGAGTGAAGCCACTCAGCTGCTCCTCGCCTCAGATCTGGCAACACGGAACCAGTCTGATGAACTACCTGCGCATG GTGGAGTATGATGGTCTGACAGGACGTGTGGAGTTCAACAGCAAAGGTCAGAGGACCAACTACACCCTGCGGATCctggagaaacacagaggaggcCATAAAGAG ATTGGGATCTGGTACTCCAACAACACCCTCGCAATGAATTCCACTAGTCTGGATATAAATGTCTCGGAGACACTGGCAAACAAGACCCTCATTGTCACCACCATACTG GAAAACCCGTATGTAATGCGTAAGGACAACTACCAGGACTTCCAGGGTAACGACCAGTATGAAGGCTTCTGCGTTGACATGCTGAGGGAGCTGGCAAACATCTTAAAATTCTCTTTCAAGATCAAGCTGGTGGATGATGGGCTGTATGGGGCTCCAGAGCCCAATGGCTCCTGGACTGGTATGGTTGGAGAGCTAATCAACAGG AAGGCAGACCTGGCCGTGGCAGGCTTCACCAtcacatcagagagagagaaagttaTTGACTTCTCTAAGCCGTTCATGACTCTGGGGATCAGCATCTTGTACAGAGTTCATCTG GGACGGAAGCCGGGTTACTTCTCCTTCCTTGATCCCTTCTCTCCAGCTGTCTGGCTTTTTATGCTTCTCGCCTACCTGGCTGTCAGTTGTGTGCTCTTCCTGGCTGCAAG GCTGAGCCCCTATGAGTGGTACAACCCTCACCCGTGTCTGCGAGAGCGCAGAGACATGCTGGAGAACCAGTACACCCTGGGAAACAGCCTGTGGTTCCCTGTCGGAGGCTTCATGCAGCAGGGATCAGAGATAATGCCCAGGGCCCTGTCTACAAGATGTGTTAGTGGAGTGTG GTGGGCATTTACCCTGATCATAATCTCCTCCTACACGGCCAACCTGGCGGCCTTTCTCACTGTCCAGAGGATGGAGGTTCCCATTGAGTCTCCTGATGACTTGGCTGACCAGACCAATATTGAATATGGCACTATTCATGGAGGCAGCACTATGACCTTTTTCATG AACTCTCGTTACCAAACCTACCAGCGGATGTGGAACTACATGAACTCTAAGCAGCCCAGTGTGTTCGTGAAAAGCACAGAGGAGGGCATTGCCCGTGTGCTCAATTCCAAGTACGCCTTCCTGATGGAGAGCACCATGAATGAGTACCACCGTGGCCTCAACTGTAATCTCACACAGATAGGAGGCCTGCTGGACACTAAGGGCTATGGCATCGGCATGCCACTGG GGTCTCCATTCAGAGATGAGATCACGCTGGCCATCCTCCAGCTGCAGGAGAATAACAGGCTGGAGATACTGaagaggaggtggtgggagggagGCCAGTGTCCCAAAGAGGAGGACCACCGTGCCAAGG GTCTGGGTATGGAGAACATTGGCGGCATCTTTGTGGTGCTGATCTGTGGTCTCATTATTGCCGTGTTTGTCGCCATTATGGAGTTTGTGTGGTCAACGCGTCGCTCAACGGAGACCGATGAGGTATGCCCCCATACCTGCCCTCGCcgacaccacagacacaccccA gtgtctgtctgtcaggaaaTGATCACAGAGTTCCGAAACGCCGTCTCTTGTAAGAAGAGCTCTCGTATGCGCCGCCGTCGGCCCCTCAGCAGCTCCGCAGCCCTGCGCCACCCCGCCCGCATAGCTCTGGGGGCTCCTCGGCCCCTGCGCCTGGTTCGAGAGATGCGTCTCAGCAACGGCAAGCTCTACAGTGGCGCTGGTCCCCTGACAGGTGGAGCAGGAGGTGGTGGAGCAGGAGGGACGGGGCCTCCAGATTTGGGCCCTGGACCACAGCGAATCCTAGATGATCCTCTGGGAGCCAACACCACCCCTCCTCCACCCGCACCCACCCCAGTCATGCTGCCCGCTCGCAGCTGCACCCATGTGAGGATCTGCCAGGAGTGCAGGAGGATCCAGAGTCTGAGATCAGGCACTAGTATAGGATCAACCTCAACACGAATACCACCTTCTTCAGCGCCTCTGCCTAGgctcccccctcctccacctccatcctCATCCAACACAGACAGTGAGGGCGGAGGCGTGCCCAGCCCCAGGCGGCTACATCACAGCTCCCCACCTCATAACCCCcgccctcttcctcctccacagagcAGCAACACCACAAACCTACTGGTGGAACAGGACTGA
- the grik5 gene encoding glutamate receptor ionotropic, kainate 5 isoform X6 produces the protein MPALPALLLSIHFLSFLLVIMPPRSLSQAPLLSSVRMAAILDDQSVCGRGERLALALARENINSMMEGPVRARVEVDIYELQKDSQYDTTDTMCQILPKGVVSVIGPASSPASGSTVSHICGEKEIPHIKIGPEETPRLPYLRFASVTLYPSNEDLSLAIGAILRSFSYPSASLVCAKAECLLRLEELVRRFLISRETLSVRMLDDNLDPTPLLKEIRDDKVATIIIDANASVSYLILKKASELGMTSAFYKYILTTMDFPLLRLDDIVDEHSNIVGFSMFNTTHPFYLEFIRSLNLSWREGCDLTYPGPALSSALMFDAVHVVVGAVRELNRSQEIGVKPLSCSSPQIWQHGTSLMNYLRMVEYDGLTGRVEFNSKGQRTNYTLRILEKHRGGHKEIGIWYSNNTLAMNSTSLDINVSETLANKTLIVTTILENPYVMRKDNYQDFQGNDQYEGFCVDMLRELANILKFSFKIKLVDDGLYGAPEPNGSWTGMVGELINRKADLAVAGFTITSEREKVIDFSKPFMTLGISILYRVHLGRKPGYFSFLDPFSPAVWLFMLLAYLAVSCVLFLAARLSPYEWYNPHPCLRERRDMLENQYTLGNSLWFPVGGFMQQGSEIMPRALSTRCVSGVWWAFTLIIISSYTANLAAFLTVQRMEVPIESPDDLADQTNIEYGTIHGGSTMTFFMNSRYQTYQRMWNYMNSKQPSVFVKSTEEGIARVLNSKYAFLMESTMNEYHRGLNCNLTQIGGLLDTKGYGIGMPLGSPFRDEITLAILQLQENNRLEILKRRWWEGGQCPKEEDHRAKGLGMENIGGIFVVLICGLIIAVFVAIMEFVWSTRRSTETDECLFSNNEYCFCLCEHTTFLL, from the exons ATGCCGGCTCTGccagcactgctgctgtcaaTACACTTCCTTTCCTTCCTGCTAGTCATCATGCCACCACGCTCCCTCAGCCAGGCCCCCCTGCTCTCCTCCGTCCGTATGG CTGCAATCCTGGACGACCAGTCTGTGTGTGGGCGCGGGGAGAGGCTGGCGCTTGCTCTGGCTAGGGAGAACATCAACAGCATGATGGAAGGTCCGGTCCGAGCCCGAGTGGAGGTGGACATATATGAGCTGCAGAAAGACTCCCAGTACGACACTACTGACACCA tGTGTCAGATTCTACCCAAAGGCGTCGTCTCTGTGATAGGTCCCGCTTCCAGCCCCGCCTCTGGCTCTACTGTCAGTCACATTTGTGGAGAAAAGGAG ATCCCTCATATAAAGATCGGTCCTGAGGAAACTCCCCGCTTGCCGTACCTGCGCTTTGCCTCTGTCACTCTATACCCTAGCAACGAGGACCTGAGCCTGGCCATAGGAGCCATCTTGCGCTCATTCAGTTACCCCTCAGCCAGTCTGGTGTGCGCCAAGGCCGAGT GCCTGCTGAGATTGGAGGAACTGGTCCGCCGCTTTCTCATCTCTCGGGAGACGCTGTCAGTCAGGATGTTGGATGACAACCTGGACCCCACACCGCTGCTGAAGGAAATCCGCGATGACAAAGTGGCCACCATCATCATTGACGCCAATGCTTCAGTCTCTTATCTCATCCTGAAAAAG GCATCCGAGCTTGGGATGACATCAGCATTTTACAAGTACATCCTCACCACCATG GACTTCCCTCTCCTACGACTGGATGATATAGTGGATGAGCATTCCAATATTGTGGGGTTTTCCATGTTTAACACCACACACCCCTTCTATTTGGAGTTCATCCGGAGCCTCAACCTCTCTTGGAGGGAGGGCTGTGACCTGACGTACCCCGGCCCTGCG CTCTCGTCAGCTCTGATGTTTGATGCGGTGCATGTGGTGGTGGGGGCGGTGAGGGAATTGAACCGCAGTCAGGAAATCGGAGTGAAGCCACTCAGCTGCTCCTCGCCTCAGATCTGGCAACACGGAACCAGTCTGATGAACTACCTGCGCATG GTGGAGTATGATGGTCTGACAGGACGTGTGGAGTTCAACAGCAAAGGTCAGAGGACCAACTACACCCTGCGGATCctggagaaacacagaggaggcCATAAAGAG ATTGGGATCTGGTACTCCAACAACACCCTCGCAATGAATTCCACTAGTCTGGATATAAATGTCTCGGAGACACTGGCAAACAAGACCCTCATTGTCACCACCATACTG GAAAACCCGTATGTAATGCGTAAGGACAACTACCAGGACTTCCAGGGTAACGACCAGTATGAAGGCTTCTGCGTTGACATGCTGAGGGAGCTGGCAAACATCTTAAAATTCTCTTTCAAGATCAAGCTGGTGGATGATGGGCTGTATGGGGCTCCAGAGCCCAATGGCTCCTGGACTGGTATGGTTGGAGAGCTAATCAACAGG AAGGCAGACCTGGCCGTGGCAGGCTTCACCAtcacatcagagagagagaaagttaTTGACTTCTCTAAGCCGTTCATGACTCTGGGGATCAGCATCTTGTACAGAGTTCATCTG GGACGGAAGCCGGGTTACTTCTCCTTCCTTGATCCCTTCTCTCCAGCTGTCTGGCTTTTTATGCTTCTCGCCTACCTGGCTGTCAGTTGTGTGCTCTTCCTGGCTGCAAG GCTGAGCCCCTATGAGTGGTACAACCCTCACCCGTGTCTGCGAGAGCGCAGAGACATGCTGGAGAACCAGTACACCCTGGGAAACAGCCTGTGGTTCCCTGTCGGAGGCTTCATGCAGCAGGGATCAGAGATAATGCCCAGGGCCCTGTCTACAAGATGTGTTAGTGGAGTGTG GTGGGCATTTACCCTGATCATAATCTCCTCCTACACGGCCAACCTGGCGGCCTTTCTCACTGTCCAGAGGATGGAGGTTCCCATTGAGTCTCCTGATGACTTGGCTGACCAGACCAATATTGAATATGGCACTATTCATGGAGGCAGCACTATGACCTTTTTCATG AACTCTCGTTACCAAACCTACCAGCGGATGTGGAACTACATGAACTCTAAGCAGCCCAGTGTGTTCGTGAAAAGCACAGAGGAGGGCATTGCCCGTGTGCTCAATTCCAAGTACGCCTTCCTGATGGAGAGCACCATGAATGAGTACCACCGTGGCCTCAACTGTAATCTCACACAGATAGGAGGCCTGCTGGACACTAAGGGCTATGGCATCGGCATGCCACTGG GGTCTCCATTCAGAGATGAGATCACGCTGGCCATCCTCCAGCTGCAGGAGAATAACAGGCTGGAGATACTGaagaggaggtggtgggagggagGCCAGTGTCCCAAAGAGGAGGACCACCGTGCCAAGG GTCTGGGTATGGAGAACATTGGCGGCATCTTTGTGGTGCTGATCTGTGGTCTCATTATTGCCGTGTTTGTCGCCATTATGGAGTTTGTGTGGTCAACGCGTCGCTCAACGGAGACCGATGAG TGTCTGTTCTCCAATAACGAATACTGTTTCTGTTTATGTGAGCACACgacttttttattatga
- the grik5 gene encoding glutamate receptor ionotropic, kainate 5 isoform X5, producing the protein MPALPALLLSIHFLSFLLVIMPPRSLSQAPLLSSVRMAAILDDQSVCGRGERLALALARENINSMMEGPVRARVEVDIYELQKDSQYDTTDTMCQILPKGVVSVIGPASSPASGSTVSHICGEKEIPHIKIGPEETPRLPYLRFASVTLYPSNEDLSLAIGAILRSFSYPSASLVCAKAECLLRLEELVRRFLISRETLSVRMLDDNLDPTPLLKEIRDDKVATIIIDANASVSYLILKKASELGMTSAFYKYILTTMDFPLLRLDDIVDEHSNIVGFSMFNTTHPFYLEFIRSLNLSWREGCDLTYPGPAVSLLDTGLSSALMFDAVHVVVGAVRELNRSQEIGVKPLSCSSPQIWQHGTSLMNYLRMVEYDGLTGRVEFNSKGQRTNYTLRILEKHRGGHKEIGIWYSNNTLAMNSTSLDINVSETLANKTLIVTTILENPYVMRKDNYQDFQGNDQYEGFCVDMLRELANILKFSFKIKLVDDGLYGAPEPNGSWTGMVGELINRKADLAVAGFTITSEREKVIDFSKPFMTLGISILYRVHLGRKPGYFSFLDPFSPAVWLFMLLAYLAVSCVLFLAARLSPYEWYNPHPCLRERRDMLENQYTLGNSLWFPVGGFMQQGSEIMPRALSTRCVSGVWWAFTLIIISSYTANLAAFLTVQRMEVPIESPDDLADQTNIEYGTIHGGSTMTFFMNSRYQTYQRMWNYMNSKQPSVFVKSTEEGIARVLNSKYAFLMESTMNEYHRGLNCNLTQIGGLLDTKGYGIGMPLGSPFRDEITLAILQLQENNRLEILKRRWWEGGQCPKEEDHRAKGLGMENIGGIFVVLICGLIIAVFVAIMEFVWSTRRSTETDECLFSNNEYCFCLCEHTTFLL; encoded by the exons ATGCCGGCTCTGccagcactgctgctgtcaaTACACTTCCTTTCCTTCCTGCTAGTCATCATGCCACCACGCTCCCTCAGCCAGGCCCCCCTGCTCTCCTCCGTCCGTATGG CTGCAATCCTGGACGACCAGTCTGTGTGTGGGCGCGGGGAGAGGCTGGCGCTTGCTCTGGCTAGGGAGAACATCAACAGCATGATGGAAGGTCCGGTCCGAGCCCGAGTGGAGGTGGACATATATGAGCTGCAGAAAGACTCCCAGTACGACACTACTGACACCA tGTGTCAGATTCTACCCAAAGGCGTCGTCTCTGTGATAGGTCCCGCTTCCAGCCCCGCCTCTGGCTCTACTGTCAGTCACATTTGTGGAGAAAAGGAG ATCCCTCATATAAAGATCGGTCCTGAGGAAACTCCCCGCTTGCCGTACCTGCGCTTTGCCTCTGTCACTCTATACCCTAGCAACGAGGACCTGAGCCTGGCCATAGGAGCCATCTTGCGCTCATTCAGTTACCCCTCAGCCAGTCTGGTGTGCGCCAAGGCCGAGT GCCTGCTGAGATTGGAGGAACTGGTCCGCCGCTTTCTCATCTCTCGGGAGACGCTGTCAGTCAGGATGTTGGATGACAACCTGGACCCCACACCGCTGCTGAAGGAAATCCGCGATGACAAAGTGGCCACCATCATCATTGACGCCAATGCTTCAGTCTCTTATCTCATCCTGAAAAAG GCATCCGAGCTTGGGATGACATCAGCATTTTACAAGTACATCCTCACCACCATG GACTTCCCTCTCCTACGACTGGATGATATAGTGGATGAGCATTCCAATATTGTGGGGTTTTCCATGTTTAACACCACACACCCCTTCTATTTGGAGTTCATCCGGAGCCTCAACCTCTCTTGGAGGGAGGGCTGTGACCTGACGTACCCCGGCCCTGCGGTCAGTCTCTTGGACACTGGG CTCTCGTCAGCTCTGATGTTTGATGCGGTGCATGTGGTGGTGGGGGCGGTGAGGGAATTGAACCGCAGTCAGGAAATCGGAGTGAAGCCACTCAGCTGCTCCTCGCCTCAGATCTGGCAACACGGAACCAGTCTGATGAACTACCTGCGCATG GTGGAGTATGATGGTCTGACAGGACGTGTGGAGTTCAACAGCAAAGGTCAGAGGACCAACTACACCCTGCGGATCctggagaaacacagaggaggcCATAAAGAG ATTGGGATCTGGTACTCCAACAACACCCTCGCAATGAATTCCACTAGTCTGGATATAAATGTCTCGGAGACACTGGCAAACAAGACCCTCATTGTCACCACCATACTG GAAAACCCGTATGTAATGCGTAAGGACAACTACCAGGACTTCCAGGGTAACGACCAGTATGAAGGCTTCTGCGTTGACATGCTGAGGGAGCTGGCAAACATCTTAAAATTCTCTTTCAAGATCAAGCTGGTGGATGATGGGCTGTATGGGGCTCCAGAGCCCAATGGCTCCTGGACTGGTATGGTTGGAGAGCTAATCAACAGG AAGGCAGACCTGGCCGTGGCAGGCTTCACCAtcacatcagagagagagaaagttaTTGACTTCTCTAAGCCGTTCATGACTCTGGGGATCAGCATCTTGTACAGAGTTCATCTG GGACGGAAGCCGGGTTACTTCTCCTTCCTTGATCCCTTCTCTCCAGCTGTCTGGCTTTTTATGCTTCTCGCCTACCTGGCTGTCAGTTGTGTGCTCTTCCTGGCTGCAAG GCTGAGCCCCTATGAGTGGTACAACCCTCACCCGTGTCTGCGAGAGCGCAGAGACATGCTGGAGAACCAGTACACCCTGGGAAACAGCCTGTGGTTCCCTGTCGGAGGCTTCATGCAGCAGGGATCAGAGATAATGCCCAGGGCCCTGTCTACAAGATGTGTTAGTGGAGTGTG GTGGGCATTTACCCTGATCATAATCTCCTCCTACACGGCCAACCTGGCGGCCTTTCTCACTGTCCAGAGGATGGAGGTTCCCATTGAGTCTCCTGATGACTTGGCTGACCAGACCAATATTGAATATGGCACTATTCATGGAGGCAGCACTATGACCTTTTTCATG AACTCTCGTTACCAAACCTACCAGCGGATGTGGAACTACATGAACTCTAAGCAGCCCAGTGTGTTCGTGAAAAGCACAGAGGAGGGCATTGCCCGTGTGCTCAATTCCAAGTACGCCTTCCTGATGGAGAGCACCATGAATGAGTACCACCGTGGCCTCAACTGTAATCTCACACAGATAGGAGGCCTGCTGGACACTAAGGGCTATGGCATCGGCATGCCACTGG GGTCTCCATTCAGAGATGAGATCACGCTGGCCATCCTCCAGCTGCAGGAGAATAACAGGCTGGAGATACTGaagaggaggtggtgggagggagGCCAGTGTCCCAAAGAGGAGGACCACCGTGCCAAGG GTCTGGGTATGGAGAACATTGGCGGCATCTTTGTGGTGCTGATCTGTGGTCTCATTATTGCCGTGTTTGTCGCCATTATGGAGTTTGTGTGGTCAACGCGTCGCTCAACGGAGACCGATGAG TGTCTGTTCTCCAATAACGAATACTGTTTCTGTTTATGTGAGCACACgacttttttattatga